A window from Thermodesulfobacteriota bacterium encodes these proteins:
- a CDS encoding DUF1343 domain-containing protein produces MVKVGLEVFAEAPERWVPRGARAGLLLNPASVDAGYRSAREVVAEVLEAAGSRLAALFGPQHGIGADVQDNMVESPHGVDRRLGVPVWSLYGEVRKPTRAMLEGLDLLLMDLQDVGTRVYTFPWTLRLVLEACGEAGVRVVVLDRPNPLGGALVEGNRLGVGWESFVGLEPVPMRHGLTLGELALWFRGERGAGCEVDVVPLEGWRRSMLWPETRRPWVLPSPNMPTPETAAVYPGTVLLEGTNASEGRGTTRPFEIVGGPWVEGEALARVLERQELPGVAFRPLAFLPTFQKWAGRACGGVQLHVTDPEAFRPYRTGLALLSALWKLCRGAGFGWRAPPYEYEAERLPIHLLLGSEALREALEAGADPRDLEEGWGEELKGWEEERQPYLLYR; encoded by the coding sequence GTGGTCAAGGTGGGCCTGGAGGTGTTTGCGGAGGCTCCCGAGCGCTGGGTCCCCCGGGGAGCCCGGGCGGGGCTCCTGCTCAACCCCGCCAGCGTGGACGCCGGGTACCGGTCGGCCCGCGAGGTGGTGGCCGAGGTCCTGGAGGCGGCCGGAAGCCGGCTCGCGGCGCTCTTCGGGCCCCAGCACGGCATCGGCGCCGACGTGCAGGACAACATGGTGGAGTCGCCCCACGGGGTGGACCGGCGCCTGGGCGTCCCGGTCTGGTCCCTCTACGGGGAGGTCCGAAAGCCCACGCGGGCCATGCTCGAAGGCCTCGACCTGCTTCTGATGGACCTGCAAGACGTGGGCACCCGGGTCTACACCTTTCCCTGGACCCTGCGCCTGGTGCTGGAGGCCTGCGGCGAGGCCGGGGTGCGGGTCGTGGTGCTCGACCGCCCCAATCCCCTGGGGGGCGCCCTCGTGGAGGGCAACCGGCTCGGGGTGGGGTGGGAGTCCTTCGTCGGCCTGGAGCCCGTGCCCATGCGCCACGGGCTCACCCTGGGGGAGCTGGCCTTGTGGTTCCGGGGGGAGCGGGGGGCGGGGTGCGAGGTGGACGTGGTCCCGCTGGAGGGCTGGCGGCGGTCCATGCTGTGGCCCGAAACCCGCCGTCCCTGGGTGCTTCCTTCGCCCAACATGCCCACCCCGGAGACGGCGGCCGTCTACCCCGGCACGGTGCTCCTGGAGGGCACCAACGCGTCGGAGGGCCGGGGCACCACCCGCCCCTTCGAGATCGTGGGCGGCCCCTGGGTGGAGGGAGAGGCGCTGGCGCGGGTCCTGGAACGACAGGAGCTGCCGGGGGTCGCGTTTCGACCTCTCGCTTTCCTTCCCACCTTCCAGAAGTGGGCCGGGCGGGCATGCGGGGGCGTGCAGCTCCACGTGACCGACCCGGAGGCCTTTCGCCCCTACCGCACGGGGCTGGCGCTCCTCTCGGCTTTGTGGAAGCTCTGCCGGGGTGCGGGCTTCGGGTGGCGGGCGCCGCCCTACGAGTACGAGGCGGAGCGCCTGCCCATCCACCTCCTGCTGGGGAGCGAGGCGCTGCGCGAGGCGTTGGAGGCCGGGGCGGACCCGCGAGACCTGGAGGAGGGCTGGGGCGAAGAGTTGAAGGGCTGGGAGGAGGAGAGACAGCCGTACCTGCTCTACCGGTAG
- the mpl gene encoding UDP-N-acetylmuramate:L-alanyl-gamma-D-glutamyl-meso-diaminopimelate ligase, which translates to MFNLSEQIFRAGGSPLRVHFLGICGTAMAGVAAELHRQGVGVTGSDDAVYPPMSTFLEARGVPVAAGYREENLTPAPDLLVVGNAISRGNPELEAALDRGLPYCSLPELLRWAFLPGRTSLVVTGTHGKTTTAALCAWALEAAGRAPSWLVGGVPVGLPGGFHLGEGEPFVLEGDEYDTAFFDKRSKFLHYLPRVLVLNNVEFDHADIFDDLEGIRRSFRHLLRTVPRSGRVVANWDDPEVRALAALAPCPVVRYSRRETGVEWYGDASSGGGRMRVRGPGGRSLDLAHELLGTHQPWNLLAAGAALAELGLSDREVEGAVASFRGVKRRAELRGEVGGVRVYDDFAHHPTAIRGILEGFRERYPKARLWAVAEPRSNTMRRRVFQEALAEAFGAADRVCLREVPDPAKVPEAERLDVGRLAAALSARGVPAQAFPDAAAIVAYLTPLLAPGDVVAVLSNGGFEGIHDRLLNALGRR; encoded by the coding sequence ATGTTCAATCTTAGTGAACAAATCTTCCGGGCGGGCGGCTCGCCGCTCCGGGTCCACTTCCTGGGGATCTGCGGCACCGCCATGGCCGGGGTTGCGGCCGAGCTGCACCGGCAGGGGGTTGGGGTCACCGGCTCCGACGACGCGGTGTACCCTCCCATGTCCACGTTCCTCGAGGCCCGGGGGGTGCCGGTGGCGGCAGGATACCGGGAAGAAAACCTCACGCCCGCGCCGGACCTCCTGGTGGTGGGCAACGCCATCTCCCGGGGCAACCCCGAGCTCGAGGCGGCCCTGGACCGGGGACTGCCCTACTGCTCGCTCCCGGAGCTCCTGCGCTGGGCGTTCCTCCCGGGCAGGACGAGCCTGGTGGTCACGGGCACCCACGGCAAGACCACCACGGCGGCCCTGTGCGCCTGGGCTCTGGAGGCTGCGGGGCGGGCGCCCTCCTGGCTCGTGGGGGGTGTTCCCGTAGGCCTCCCCGGGGGCTTCCACCTGGGTGAGGGGGAACCCTTCGTCCTGGAGGGGGACGAGTACGACACGGCGTTCTTCGACAAGCGCTCGAAGTTCCTCCACTATCTGCCGCGCGTCCTCGTCCTGAACAACGTAGAGTTCGACCACGCCGACATCTTCGACGACCTGGAGGGGATCCGGCGCTCCTTCCGCCACCTCCTGCGCACCGTGCCCCGGTCGGGGCGGGTGGTGGCCAACTGGGACGACCCGGAGGTGCGGGCCCTGGCGGCCCTGGCCCCCTGCCCGGTGGTGCGGTACTCGCGGCGGGAGACCGGGGTGGAGTGGTACGGCGACGCCTCCTCCGGCGGGGGCCGGATGCGGGTGCGGGGGCCCGGGGGCCGGAGCCTGGACCTCGCCCACGAGCTCTTGGGGACCCACCAGCCCTGGAACCTCCTTGCGGCCGGGGCGGCCCTGGCGGAGCTGGGACTGTCGGATCGGGAGGTGGAGGGGGCGGTGGCGAGCTTCCGGGGGGTCAAGCGCCGCGCCGAGCTCCGGGGCGAGGTCGGGGGCGTGCGGGTCTACGACGACTTCGCCCACCACCCCACCGCCATCCGGGGCATCCTGGAGGGCTTTCGGGAGCGCTACCCGAAGGCGCGCCTGTGGGCCGTGGCCGAGCCCCGCTCCAACACCATGCGGCGCCGAGTCTTCCAGGAGGCCCTGGCCGAGGCCTTCGGCGCCGCCGACCGGGTGTGCCTGCGGGAGGTGCCCGACCCCGCCAAGGTCCCCGAGGCCGAGCGCTTGGATGTGGGCCGCCTGGCCGCCGCGCTCAGCGCCCGGGGCGTCCCGGCCCAGGCCTTCCCCGACGCCGCGGCCATCGTCGCGTACCTCACGCCCCTGCTGGCCCCCGGCGACGTGGTCGCCGTGCTCTCCAACGGCGGCTTCGAAGGGATCCACGACCGCCTCCTGAATGCTCTGGGCCGCCGATGA
- a CDS encoding family 10 glycosylhydrolase — translation MTRLPCAPSTPSTPSMVSTSSALVLLLFALAACAPVPRPPTAAWVVRTALATPEGVDRVTREAREAELHTLAVQVRGRGDAYYASDLAPRAEALTAAGAAPGFDPLARVLEGAGGARVLAWMNVFLLWSGEGAPADPSHAALRAGWVLRDAAGRPVSEYSALERSLGWIEGVYADPDSSAYREHFAALVREVASRYPIAGVHLDFVRYPGPGYGHGGALGAWFEETWGLDPRWIPDELRTPDLGAWVSGAMPPADRVLATAALLWADLRAFRITELVRAAREALDGVRPGLELSAAVFPDAGPAYVEKGQDWRAWAQEGLVDALYPMAYFGGPERVEAQLRAVARAVPRSGSTSAPTDRPRTQVRLWAGLGAYIKDPDAIAAEAAAARRLGYDGVSLFDVGSVMEKPGGLAAYARAAAALPVRGAASAEPVAPMPPFPTGRTRGGRWLVESLERASGGIPPPGTSVDGLEDALEARWAEFEAARAGVLPRVLAALAAEPVSLPAWVELRGIFRYVHPLDPPERRAEQRQTCEDARARVLRGEELAAVAREVSQGGTRALGGALGRRYVLPGSPANDALLGTQSGALTPVLEVPNGYWFYRVEARGPARSAPLGEAPWDARRIVLRRALAAEAARAGLESATVVTAEDTP, via the coding sequence ATGACCCGCCTCCCGTGCGCCCCGTCCACCCCGTCCACCCCGTCCATGGTGTCCACTTCGTCCGCGCTCGTGCTCCTTCTCTTCGCCCTGGCGGCCTGCGCCCCGGTGCCACGTCCCCCGACTGCCGCCTGGGTGGTGCGCACCGCGCTCGCGACCCCCGAGGGCGTGGATCGGGTGACGAGGGAGGCGCGGGAGGCGGAGCTCCACACCCTGGCGGTCCAGGTGCGGGGCCGGGGAGACGCCTATTACGCCAGCGACCTGGCCCCTCGGGCCGAGGCCCTGACCGCGGCCGGGGCAGCCCCGGGCTTCGACCCCCTGGCCCGGGTCCTGGAGGGCGCCGGCGGCGCCCGGGTGCTCGCCTGGATGAACGTCTTCCTCCTGTGGAGCGGCGAGGGCGCCCCCGCCGACCCCTCCCACGCGGCGCTTCGGGCCGGGTGGGTGCTGCGCGACGCGGCGGGACGGCCGGTCTCCGAGTACTCGGCCCTGGAGCGGTCCCTGGGGTGGATCGAGGGCGTCTACGCCGACCCCGACTCCTCCGCGTATCGCGAGCACTTTGCCGCCCTGGTGCGGGAGGTGGCGAGCCGCTACCCGATTGCGGGGGTGCACCTGGACTTCGTGCGATACCCCGGGCCGGGCTACGGCCACGGCGGGGCGCTGGGGGCGTGGTTCGAAGAGACCTGGGGCCTCGACCCCCGGTGGATTCCCGACGAGCTGCGCACCCCGGACCTGGGGGCGTGGGTCTCGGGCGCGATGCCGCCGGCCGACCGGGTCCTGGCCACGGCCGCGCTCCTCTGGGCGGACCTGCGGGCCTTCCGGATCACGGAGCTCGTGCGGGCCGCGCGGGAGGCCCTGGACGGGGTCCGTCCCGGCCTGGAGCTCTCCGCGGCCGTCTTCCCCGACGCGGGCCCCGCCTACGTGGAGAAGGGGCAGGACTGGCGGGCCTGGGCGCAGGAGGGGCTCGTGGACGCCCTCTACCCCATGGCGTACTTCGGCGGACCGGAGCGGGTGGAGGCCCAGCTGCGGGCCGTGGCCCGGGCGGTTCCCCGTTCCGGTTCGACCTCTGCACCAACGGACCGCCCAAGGACCCAGGTCCGGCTCTGGGCCGGGCTGGGCGCCTATATCAAGGATCCCGACGCCATCGCCGCCGAGGCGGCTGCCGCCCGGAGGCTCGGGTACGACGGGGTGAGCCTCTTCGACGTGGGCAGCGTGATGGAAAAGCCCGGGGGGCTGGCCGCCTATGCCCGGGCTGCGGCGGCGCTGCCGGTCCGGGGGGCTGCCTCTGCCGAGCCCGTTGCCCCCATGCCCCCGTTTCCCACGGGGCGGACCCGGGGCGGGCGCTGGCTCGTCGAGAGCCTGGAACGGGCCTCCGGGGGCATTCCGCCCCCCGGAACCAGCGTCGACGGCCTGGAGGACGCCCTGGAAGCCCGCTGGGCCGAGTTCGAGGCGGCCCGGGCCGGGGTTCTCCCTCGGGTTCTGGCCGCCCTGGCGGCCGAGCCGGTGAGCTTGCCTGCCTGGGTGGAGCTGCGGGGGATCTTTCGCTACGTGCACCCCCTGGATCCCCCCGAGCGTCGGGCCGAGCAGCGCCAGACCTGTGAGGACGCCCGGGCGCGGGTGCTCCGGGGCGAAGAGCTGGCGGCCGTCGCCCGCGAGGTGTCCCAGGGGGGCACCCGGGCTCTGGGGGGCGCCCTGGGCCGGCGCTACGTTCTTCCGGGGAGCCCGGCCAACGACGCGCTGCTGGGGACCCAGTCCGGCGCTCTCACCCCGGTCCTCGAGGTCCCCAACGGCTACTGGTTCTACCGGGTGGAGGCCCGGGGGCCGGCGCGCTCCGCGCCCCTGGGGGAAGCGCCCTGGGATGCCCGGCGCATCGTCCTGCGCCGGGCCCTGGCTGCCGAGGCGGCTCGCGCCGGGCTCGAATCCGCGACAGTGGTCACCGCGGAGGACACCCCGTGA
- a CDS encoding LD-carboxypeptidase, protein MSSLPPPRFPPRLAPGDTVALVAPGGAVDPERIRAAVALLESRGLRVRVRQDVTSSLRYLAGDDGRRREELRQALGDPEVRGVFLARGGFGTQRLLASLGPADLGEPRAVVGFSDNTALLNHLRRAGWAVLHGPHPRGDHPGELDAVLGCLGYYGEPARPAFLGLRVWARGTQDRVVAEVGGGCLSLLASSAGTPGAFRGAGRIVFLEDVNEPVYRLDRMLLQLRASGALEDAAAVVFGKPETFLASGEDPGHLEGLLAEFAGSVPCAVLSGVAAGHGTPNLPLPFGPRALLDPERGSLAFIEGLVP, encoded by the coding sequence GTGAGCTCGCTGCCTCCTCCCCGATTCCCCCCCCGGCTCGCCCCCGGCGACACCGTGGCACTGGTTGCCCCCGGCGGGGCCGTGGACCCGGAACGCATCCGGGCCGCCGTGGCACTCCTGGAATCCCGGGGCCTTCGGGTGCGCGTGCGCCAGGACGTCACGTCCTCGCTGCGGTACCTGGCGGGGGACGATGGCCGACGCCGCGAGGAGCTGCGCCAAGCCCTGGGAGATCCGGAAGTGCGAGGGGTCTTCCTGGCCCGCGGGGGCTTCGGCACCCAGCGCCTCCTGGCTTCCCTGGGGCCCGCAGACCTGGGAGAGCCCCGGGCGGTGGTGGGGTTCAGCGACAACACGGCGCTCCTGAATCATCTGCGGCGGGCGGGCTGGGCCGTGCTCCACGGCCCCCATCCCCGGGGAGACCACCCGGGGGAGCTCGACGCCGTGCTCGGGTGTCTGGGCTACTACGGGGAGCCGGCGCGCCCCGCGTTCCTGGGGCTTCGGGTGTGGGCCCGGGGGACGCAGGACCGCGTCGTGGCCGAGGTGGGGGGCGGGTGCCTCTCGCTCCTCGCGAGCTCTGCGGGAACTCCGGGGGCCTTTCGCGGGGCGGGCCGCATCGTCTTTCTCGAAGACGTCAACGAGCCCGTCTACCGCCTGGACCGGATGTTGCTCCAGCTTCGGGCCTCCGGCGCCCTGGAGGACGCCGCCGCGGTGGTCTTCGGCAAACCCGAGACCTTCCTCGCCTCCGGCGAGGATCCCGGACACCTGGAGGGCCTGCTCGCGGAGTTTGCCGGGTCGGTGCCCTGTGCGGTGCTCTCGGGGGTCGCGGCAGGCCACGGCACCCCCAACCTGCCCCTTCCCTTCGGCCCCCGGGCCCTCCTCGACCCGGAGCGGGGCAGCCTGGCCTTCATCGAGGGGCTGGTCCCGTGA
- the nagZ gene encoding beta-N-acetylhexosaminidase, whose amino-acid sequence MLHRPGRLLILGYEGTTPPDALFAFAARFGLGGVILFARNCPDAATVAAATAALRRGLAQADPGSPALVLVDQEGGRVERLRDGVPRLPPARAFGDDPEGEILLSQAVEAQARALAGLGITVNLAPVCDVAQEGESGAIGDRSFGGDSQRAARLAAVHVRACLRGGVLPCAKHFPGHGAARADSHRELPRVERTLAEIETLDLVPFRAAIAAGVPLVMAGHLLFPAVSAAPASLCRSWLQGVLRERLGFAGAVVSDDLEMGALTGLGSPEDLAVRSVRAGCDLLIYGRMLQPGLDVDRVGQALSREVPQDRLAEAEDRLLRAPVRPDVDI is encoded by the coding sequence GTGCTTCACCGCCCCGGCCGGCTCCTGATCCTCGGGTACGAAGGCACCACCCCACCCGATGCCCTTTTCGCCTTTGCGGCTCGCTTCGGCCTCGGGGGCGTCATCCTCTTCGCGCGCAACTGCCCGGACGCAGCCACCGTCGCCGCGGCTACGGCGGCGCTTCGCCGAGGGCTGGCCCAGGCCGACCCGGGCTCGCCCGCCCTGGTGCTCGTGGACCAGGAGGGGGGCAGGGTGGAGCGCCTGCGCGACGGGGTGCCGCGCTTGCCTCCGGCCCGCGCCTTCGGCGACGACCCCGAGGGCGAGATCCTCCTCTCCCAGGCCGTCGAGGCCCAGGCCCGGGCCCTGGCCGGCCTGGGGATCACCGTGAACCTGGCCCCGGTGTGCGACGTGGCCCAGGAGGGGGAGAGCGGGGCCATCGGCGATCGGTCCTTCGGGGGCGACTCGCAGCGGGCGGCGCGCCTCGCCGCGGTCCACGTGCGGGCGTGCCTGAGGGGCGGGGTGCTTCCCTGCGCCAAGCACTTCCCCGGCCACGGCGCGGCCCGGGCCGACAGCCACCGGGAGCTGCCCCGGGTCGAGCGGACTCTAGCGGAAATCGAAACCCTCGACCTCGTCCCCTTCCGGGCCGCCATCGCAGCGGGCGTGCCGCTGGTCATGGCCGGGCACCTCCTGTTCCCAGCGGTCTCCGCCGCCCCGGCGAGCCTGTGCCGGTCCTGGCTCCAGGGGGTCCTGCGGGAGCGCCTCGGGTTCGCAGGCGCCGTCGTCTCTGACGACCTGGAGATGGGCGCCCTGACAGGCCTCGGCTCACCGGAGGACCTGGCGGTGCGCTCCGTGCGCGCCGGCTGCGACCTCCTGATCTACGGCCGCATGCTCCAGCCCGGCCTGGATGTGGACCGGGTCGGGCAAGCCCTGTCGCGGGAGGTCCCCCAGGACCGCCTGGCCGAAGCCGAGGACCGGCTGTTGCGTGCACCGGTTCGGCCCGATGTTGACATATAG
- a CDS encoding DUF4160 domain-containing protein, translated as MTTKHRFRSRYRLQLREKDHVPMHVHLVGGPVNVRISLETLTIVEGWCPRSLEAEVLTWVRGHRDELIEEWKKWHP; from the coding sequence TTGACGACAAAGCATCGCTTTCGCAGCCGATACCGGCTCCAGTTGCGGGAAAAGGACCACGTGCCCATGCACGTGCACCTCGTGGGTGGGCCGGTCAACGTTCGAATTAGCTTGGAGACTCTCACGATCGTGGAAGGATGGTGCCCACGCTCCCTGGAGGCCGAGGTGCTCACCTGGGTTCGCGGTCACCGCGACGAGCTCATCGAGGAGTGGAAGAAGTGGCATCCATGA
- a CDS encoding DUF2442 domain-containing protein has translation MKRPRLQAVAALPDQRLELTFVDGTRHVVCLSQDIQRLPGLAPLRDPEAFAGARVVEGEGWTVEWEAFDIQIGADTLLLEALAQRATDDNTRTFLSWRARNGLSLAEAGRALGLTPRTISAYGTGARRVPRYIALACKGWEAERARRPAAR, from the coding sequence ATGAAACGCCCCAGGTTGCAGGCCGTTGCCGCGCTGCCCGATCAGCGGCTCGAGTTGACGTTCGTCGACGGGACTCGCCATGTGGTCTGCCTCTCCCAGGACATCCAGCGCCTGCCCGGCCTGGCGCCGCTACGGGACCCCGAGGCGTTTGCCGGCGCCCGGGTGGTCGAGGGCGAGGGCTGGACGGTCGAGTGGGAGGCCTTCGACATCCAGATCGGAGCCGATACCCTGCTGCTCGAAGCCCTGGCACAGCGGGCAACCGACGACAACACGCGCACCTTTCTGTCCTGGCGGGCCCGCAACGGCCTTTCTCTGGCGGAAGCCGGCCGGGCTCTCGGGCTCACCCCGAGAACGATCAGCGCCTACGGCACCGGAGCCCGCAGGGTGCCGCGCTACATCGCCCTGGCCTGCAAGGGCTGGGAAGCGGAGCGAGCCCGGCGGCCCGCGGCAAGATGA
- a CDS encoding phosphotransferase: protein MIPHPQTLAGLLPEGDRPIALAPLHGDGSARRYFRVRGERRTYVLLEGPDPAENAATVRIARHLEARGIRVPRVYGADEARGWVLLEDLGDRSLFSALKEPGADPFALYEPVLWLLARMQVRGAEGFRLETGFAPAPYGPGLMVEEGLYFAREFAQGILGLEVPSGFREDLERLAALGAPAPGGYFLHRDFQSRNVQLTADGAGPALLDFQGARPGPLAYDAAALILDPYAAHPPALRGRLLKRYREHLAHLGAAAGWTEDAWLALGAFRLLQALGAFGKLGGRMGKSGFLEHAGAALSHLEEHLGEGGHANFGSLSALSRRARDRWTDRRRATGVGPGWKRDAPSP from the coding sequence ATGATCCCACATCCCCAGACGCTTGCCGGCCTTCTGCCCGAGGGCGACCGCCCCATTGCTCTCGCCCCCCTCCACGGCGACGGCTCGGCCCGCCGCTACTTCCGGGTCCGGGGGGAACGGCGCACCTACGTGCTCCTGGAGGGCCCGGACCCGGCCGAGAATGCCGCCACGGTGCGGATCGCCCGCCACCTGGAGGCCCGCGGCATCCGGGTTCCCCGGGTCTACGGGGCGGACGAGGCGAGGGGCTGGGTGCTCCTGGAGGACCTGGGGGACCGCAGCCTCTTCTCTGCCCTGAAGGAGCCCGGGGCCGATCCCTTCGCCCTCTACGAGCCCGTGCTGTGGCTCCTGGCCCGCATGCAGGTCCGGGGCGCCGAGGGTTTTCGCCTGGAGACCGGCTTTGCCCCTGCGCCGTACGGCCCGGGCCTCATGGTGGAGGAGGGTCTCTACTTCGCCCGGGAGTTCGCCCAGGGCATCCTGGGCCTGGAGGTGCCCTCCGGGTTTCGGGAGGACCTGGAGCGCCTGGCGGCCCTCGGGGCCCCGGCGCCGGGGGGCTATTTCCTCCACCGGGACTTCCAGAGCCGAAACGTACAGCTCACCGCCGACGGCGCCGGCCCCGCGCTCCTGGATTTCCAGGGCGCCCGCCCCGGCCCCCTGGCCTACGACGCGGCGGCCCTCATCCTCGACCCCTACGCCGCCCACCCCCCGGCGCTGCGCGGTCGGCTCCTCAAGCGTTATCGGGAGCACCTGGCCCACCTCGGGGCGGCAGCGGGCTGGACCGAGGACGCCTGGCTCGCCCTCGGCGCCTTCCGCCTCCTCCAGGCCCTGGGAGCCTTCGGCAAGCTCGGCGGGCGAATGGGGAAGTCGGGCTTCCTGGAGCACGCGGGAGCCGCCCTCTCCCACTTGGAGGAGCACCTCGGGGAAGGGGGCCACGCAAATTTCGGCAGTCTTTCAGCCCTCTCCCGGCGTGCGCGAGATCGGTGGACGGATCGCCGCAGGGCGACGGGGGTGGGGCCGGGTTGGAAGAGGGATGCCCCCAGCCCCTGA
- a CDS encoding clostripain-related cysteine peptidase — translation MIFERVQGIARAGAGLPPVFFAALGVLLGVGLLAAACGGGGGGGRPEWAVYLYVNGDNDLADAARADLDEMAQAGFSESVAVVAQVDLPGVPTRRYRLVPGGFALVEDLGERDMAAPETITEFVAWAETAFPARKRALVLWNHGNGWDQADGPSPPSPAAGRRAGSILHERQGDDRSPFLANHRVRGAVEAAGVRLDLLGLDASIMGTLEALYEFRSLAPVLVTSQEVGQLDGWDYTAVLGRLFAAPEMDGEELGRVIVEAYEAFFEEVFYPANPIYEQRHTVAAHRTAVLEEIASEVDALGARLAAGLEDPALRSGAVEEIAAARAAAQAIDREAQPNVYVDLVDLARRLEPDSPLPGLVAEATIADYRGRDRPNAHGISLVFYAPSPLEPDVLPITYDPNYRCYDPGTHTGNAGEFLCRFGWDGFLDAYYEAAGLL, via the coding sequence GTGATCTTTGAACGGGTGCAGGGGATCGCGCGGGCGGGAGCAGGGCTCCCGCCCGTTTTCTTCGCCGCGCTCGGGGTGCTCCTGGGCGTGGGGCTCCTCGCCGCCGCCTGCGGAGGAGGGGGCGGGGGCGGGCGCCCGGAGTGGGCGGTGTACCTGTACGTGAACGGGGACAACGACCTGGCCGACGCGGCCCGGGCCGACCTGGACGAGATGGCGCAGGCCGGGTTTTCCGAGTCGGTGGCGGTGGTGGCCCAGGTGGACCTGCCGGGGGTGCCGACCCGGCGCTACCGGCTCGTGCCCGGCGGGTTCGCGCTCGTGGAGGACCTGGGGGAGCGCGACATGGCCGCCCCCGAGACGATCACGGAGTTCGTGGCCTGGGCCGAAACCGCCTTTCCCGCCCGGAAGCGGGCGCTGGTCCTGTGGAACCACGGAAACGGCTGGGACCAGGCCGACGGCCCGAGCCCCCCGTCTCCGGCCGCCGGCCGGAGGGCGGGGTCGATCCTCCACGAGCGACAGGGGGATGACCGGAGCCCCTTCTTGGCCAACCACCGGGTGCGCGGGGCGGTCGAGGCGGCCGGGGTGCGCCTCGACCTGCTGGGCCTGGACGCGAGCATCATGGGCACTCTGGAGGCCCTGTACGAGTTCCGCAGCCTCGCGCCGGTGCTGGTGACTTCGCAGGAGGTCGGGCAACTGGACGGCTGGGACTACACCGCCGTCCTGGGGCGGCTCTTCGCGGCGCCCGAGATGGATGGGGAGGAGCTGGGCCGGGTGATCGTGGAGGCCTACGAGGCGTTCTTCGAAGAGGTCTTCTACCCCGCCAACCCGATCTACGAGCAGCGGCACACGGTTGCGGCCCACCGGACTGCCGTGCTCGAGGAGATCGCTTCCGAAGTGGATGCCCTGGGCGCTCGGCTCGCCGCGGGCCTGGAGGATCCCGCCCTGAGGAGCGGGGCGGTGGAGGAGATCGCTGCGGCCCGCGCTGCGGCCCAGGCCATCGACCGGGAAGCCCAGCCCAACGTCTACGTGGACCTGGTGGACCTGGCCCGGCGCCTGGAGCCCGACTCCCCCCTCCCCGGTCTCGTGGCGGAGGCGACGATCGCCGACTACCGGGGGCGCGACCGCCCCAACGCCCACGGCATCTCCCTCGTGTTCTATGCCCCCTCGCCCCTGGAGCCGGACGTCCTGCCCATCACCTACGACCCCAACTACCGCTGCTATGACCCCGGCACCCACACCGGCAACGCCGGGGAGTTCCTGTGCCGGTTCGGGTGGGATGGGTTTCTCGACGCGTACTACGAGGCCGCGGGCTTGTTGTGA
- a CDS encoding plasmid stabilization protein translates to MASITIRNLDESLKGRLRLQAALEGRSMEDQAREILRTALANPEEVSLNLAAQIHRRFEVLGGVELEIPRREPMRDPPAFDPISPGAHNKPAAS, encoded by the coding sequence ATGGCCAGTATAACGATCCGCAATCTGGACGAAAGCCTGAAGGGTAGGCTGCGGCTCCAGGCTGCCCTGGAGGGGCGGTCGATGGAGGACCAGGCGCGCGAGATCCTGCGCACGGCGCTCGCCAACCCAGAGGAGGTCTCGCTCAACCTGGCGGCACAGATTCACCGCCGCTTCGAGGTTCTGGGAGGAGTGGAGCTGGAGATCCCCCGAAGAGAGCCCATGCGCGATCCCCCGGCCTTCGATCCCATCAGCCCCGGCGCTCACAACAAGCCCGCGGCCTCGTAG